A window from Citrus sinensis cultivar Valencia sweet orange chromosome 3, DVS_A1.0, whole genome shotgun sequence encodes these proteins:
- the LOC102615416 gene encoding oxysterol-binding protein-related protein 2A isoform X5: MLSEFNEIQGQFKVLCEERSNLLDTIRQLEAANIEADASGTPDGEYQLSKHEFSNLGRGKYSGAKCSTTESSDDIEKQELEEVSDDDEISFYDTREFFTEPSVSCRPVKEVTNHGREEEQPGNTFNTSEKMYDEKEKCDSKYPNIERRKKLPDPVEKERGVSLWSMIKDNVGKDLTRVCLPVYFNEPISSLQKCFEDLEYSYLLDRAYEYGKAGNSLLRILNVAAFAVSGYASSEGRHCKPFNPLLGETYEADYPEKGVRFFSEKVSHHPTVIACHCEGKGWKFWGDSNLRTKFWGRSIQLDPVGVLTVEFDDGEVFQWSKVTTSIYNLILGKIYCDHHGTMEIHGNCQYSCKLKFKEQSILDRNPHQVNGFVEDVLGKKVATLFGKWDNSMYYISGDGSGKLKDGNVSPDASLLWKSNKAPLNLTRYNLTSFAITLNELTPGLQEKLPPTDSRLRPDQRHLENGEYEKANAEKQRLERRQRMSRKLQENGWKPRWFRGEGENGSFRYVGGYWEARRQLKWDECPNIFGEFCEDVHSSEDS; encoded by the exons ATGCTTTCAGAGTTCAATGAAATTCAAGGACAATTCAAAGTTCTTTGTGAGGAACGATCCAATTTACTTGACACCATAAGGCAGTTGGAG GCTGCTAATATTGAAGCTGATGCTTCTGGAACCCCTGATGGTGAATACCAATTGTCCAAGCATGAATTTTCTAATCTAGGCCGTGGAAAATATAGTGGTGCTA AATGTAGCACAACTGAGTCATCTGATGATATTGAGAAACAAGAGCTTGAGGAGGTATCAGATGACGATGAAATTTCCTTCTATGATACAAGGGAGTTCTTTACCGAACCCTCTGTTAGTTGTAGGCCTGTAAAAGAAGTTACAAATCACGGCAGGGAGGAAGAACAACCAGGAAACACATTTAATACTTCAGAGAAGATGTATGACGAGAAGGAAAAATGTGATTCTAAATATCCAAACATTGAAAGGCGAAAGAAGCTGCCTGATCCAGTGGAGAAAGAGCGAGGGGTCAGTCTTTGGTCTATGATTAAAGATAATGTGGGAAAGGATCTTACACGGGTTTGTCTGCctgtttattttaatgaacCAATATCTTCCCTTCAAAAATGCTTCGAGGACTTGGAGTACTCTTACCTTCTGGATCGAGCGTACGAGTACGGAAAAGCG GGAAACAGTCTCCTCAGGATTCTAAATGTTGCTGCTTTTGCTGTCTCTGGATATGCTTCCTCTGAAGGCCGGCACTGTAAACCCTTCAATCCTTTACTTGGTGAAACTTATGAAGCTGACTATCCTGAGAAAGGAGTCCGGTTTTTCTCTGAAAAG GTCAGTCACCACCCAACTGTTATTGCCTGCCACTGTGAAGGGAAAGGGTGGAAATTCTGGGGTGACAGCAACCTCCGGACAAAGTTTTGGGGGCGATCAATTCAGCTCGATCCAGTTGGAGTTCTGACTGTAGAATTTGACGATGGTGAAGTGTTCCAATGGAGCAAG GTCACGACGTCCATTTATAATCTTATCCTTGGCAAAATATACTGTGATCACCATGGGACAATGGAAATTCATGGTAATTGCCAATATTCATGCAAACTCAAGTTCAAAGAGCAGTCTATTCTTGACCGAAACCCTCACCAG GTCAATGGGTTTGTTGAAGATGTTTTGGGTAAAAAAGTAGCTACATTATTTGGGAAATGGGATAATAGCATGTATTATATTAGTGGGGATGGGTCTGGCAAGCTGAAGGACGGCAATGTCTCGCCTGATGCCTCCTTGCTCTGGAAGAGCAATAAGGCCCCACTAAATCTCACTCGGTACAATTTAACATCGTTTGCAATCACACTAAATGAGCTAACGCCTGGACTGCAG GAGAAGCTTCCACCTACGGATTCCAGGCTAAGACCAGACCAACGGCATCTGGAGAATGGTGAATATGAAAAGGCAAACGCAGAGAAGCAACGATTAGAAAGGAGGCAAAGAATG TcaagaaaattacaagaaaatggGTGGAAGCCTAGATGGTTCCGGGGGGAAGGTGAAAATGGATCCTTCCGCTATGTAGGTGGGTATTGGGAAGCCCGCAGGCAGCTCAAGTGGGATGAATGTCCAAATATATTTGGAGAATTTTGTGAAGATGTTCACAGCTCTGAAGACTCTTGA
- the LOC102615416 gene encoding oxysterol-binding protein-related protein 2A isoform X2 → MRVKEMHPLCCISLESPEIGDQSPEMSLTRARSLPAGAVTGFCGSEGNAKGSEATVAGVLYKWTNYGKGWRSRWFLLKNGVLSYSKIRRTEYLNLPSSRDDVRFIGEISTNRPSRTDSGGFRRKQQKDVGIVHLKISSFRESKSDDRRFYIFTATKTLHLRTNSRRDRVAWIQALVSTRSLYPLRTLNDGLSIVPKDLSISTVRLKKRLVDEGVGENLVKDCEQIMLSEFNEIQGQFKVLCEERSNLLDTIRQLEAANIEADASGTPDGEYQLSKHEFSNLGRGKYSECSTTESSDDIEKQELEEVSDDDEISFYDTREFFTEPSVSCRPVKEVTNHGREEEQPGNTFNTSEKMYDEKEKCDSKYPNIERRKKLPDPVEKERGVSLWSMIKDNVGKDLTRVCLPVYFNEPISSLQKCFEDLEYSYLLDRAYEYGKAGNSLLRILNVAAFAVSGYASSEGRHCKPFNPLLGETYEADYPEKGVRFFSEKVSHHPTVIACHCEGKGWKFWGDSNLRTKFWGRSIQLDPVGVLTVEFDDGEVFQWSKVTTSIYNLILGKIYCDHHGTMEIHGNCQYSCKLKFKEQSILDRNPHQVNGFVEDVLGKKVATLFGKWDNSMYYISGDGSGKLKDGNVSPDASLLWKSNKAPLNLTRYNLTSFAITLNELTPGLQEKLPPTDSRLRPDQRHLENGEYEKANAEKQRLERRQRMSRKLQENGWKPRWFRGEGENGSFRYVGGYWEARRQLKWDECPNIFGEFCEDVHSSEDS, encoded by the exons ATGCGGGTGAAAGAGATGCATCCGTTATGCTGTATATCGCTGGAAAGTCCGGAGATAGGTGACCAGTCACCGGAAATGTCGCTGACGAGGGCGAGGAGTTTACCGGCGGGGGCGGTGACCGGCTTTTGCGGATCTGAGGGGAATGCGAAAGGATCGGAGGCCACCGTGGCGGGGGTTTTGTACAAGTGGACGAATTACGGTAAAGGATGGAGATCCAGGTGGTTTTTGTTGAAAAACGGAGTGCTTTCTTACTCTAAGATTCGGAGAACGGAGTATTTGAATTTACCCTCGTCCAGGGATGACGTCAGATTTATCGGTGAAATTTCCACCAATCGGCCTTCGAGAACGGACAGTGGCGGCTTTAGACGGAAGCAACAGAAAGACGTTGGCATTGTTCATTTGAAG ATCTCGTCATTTCGAGAGAGCAAGTCTGATGATCGGCGGTTTTACATATTTACTGCTACGAAGACCCTACATTTGAGGACTAATTCGAGGAGAGATCGGGTTGCTTGGATACAAGCTTTGGTCTCGACTAGGAGCCTATACCCACTGAGAACACTGAATGATGGTCTCTCCATTGTACCAAAAGATTTATCAATTTCAACTGTGAGGCTTAAAAAGCGCTTGGTTGACGAGGGAGTTGGTGAGAACCTTGTCAAGGACTGCGAGCAGATCATGCTTTCAGAGTTCAATGAAATTCAAGGACAATTCAAAGTTCTTTGTGAGGAACGATCCAATTTACTTGACACCATAAGGCAGTTGGAG GCTGCTAATATTGAAGCTGATGCTTCTGGAACCCCTGATGGTGAATACCAATTGTCCAAGCATGAATTTTCTAATCTAGGCCGTGGAAAATATAGTG AATGTAGCACAACTGAGTCATCTGATGATATTGAGAAACAAGAGCTTGAGGAGGTATCAGATGACGATGAAATTTCCTTCTATGATACAAGGGAGTTCTTTACCGAACCCTCTGTTAGTTGTAGGCCTGTAAAAGAAGTTACAAATCACGGCAGGGAGGAAGAACAACCAGGAAACACATTTAATACTTCAGAGAAGATGTATGACGAGAAGGAAAAATGTGATTCTAAATATCCAAACATTGAAAGGCGAAAGAAGCTGCCTGATCCAGTGGAGAAAGAGCGAGGGGTCAGTCTTTGGTCTATGATTAAAGATAATGTGGGAAAGGATCTTACACGGGTTTGTCTGCctgtttattttaatgaacCAATATCTTCCCTTCAAAAATGCTTCGAGGACTTGGAGTACTCTTACCTTCTGGATCGAGCGTACGAGTACGGAAAAGCG GGAAACAGTCTCCTCAGGATTCTAAATGTTGCTGCTTTTGCTGTCTCTGGATATGCTTCCTCTGAAGGCCGGCACTGTAAACCCTTCAATCCTTTACTTGGTGAAACTTATGAAGCTGACTATCCTGAGAAAGGAGTCCGGTTTTTCTCTGAAAAG GTCAGTCACCACCCAACTGTTATTGCCTGCCACTGTGAAGGGAAAGGGTGGAAATTCTGGGGTGACAGCAACCTCCGGACAAAGTTTTGGGGGCGATCAATTCAGCTCGATCCAGTTGGAGTTCTGACTGTAGAATTTGACGATGGTGAAGTGTTCCAATGGAGCAAG GTCACGACGTCCATTTATAATCTTATCCTTGGCAAAATATACTGTGATCACCATGGGACAATGGAAATTCATGGTAATTGCCAATATTCATGCAAACTCAAGTTCAAAGAGCAGTCTATTCTTGACCGAAACCCTCACCAG GTCAATGGGTTTGTTGAAGATGTTTTGGGTAAAAAAGTAGCTACATTATTTGGGAAATGGGATAATAGCATGTATTATATTAGTGGGGATGGGTCTGGCAAGCTGAAGGACGGCAATGTCTCGCCTGATGCCTCCTTGCTCTGGAAGAGCAATAAGGCCCCACTAAATCTCACTCGGTACAATTTAACATCGTTTGCAATCACACTAAATGAGCTAACGCCTGGACTGCAG GAGAAGCTTCCACCTACGGATTCCAGGCTAAGACCAGACCAACGGCATCTGGAGAATGGTGAATATGAAAAGGCAAACGCAGAGAAGCAACGATTAGAAAGGAGGCAAAGAATG TcaagaaaattacaagaaaatggGTGGAAGCCTAGATGGTTCCGGGGGGAAGGTGAAAATGGATCCTTCCGCTATGTAGGTGGGTATTGGGAAGCCCGCAGGCAGCTCAAGTGGGATGAATGTCCAAATATATTTGGAGAATTTTGTGAAGATGTTCACAGCTCTGAAGACTCTTGA
- the LOC102615416 gene encoding oxysterol-binding protein-related protein 2A isoform X3: MRVKEMHPLCCISLESPEIGDQSPEMSLTRARSLPAGAVTGFCGSEGNAKGSEATVAGVLYKWTNYGKGWRSRWFLLKNGVLSYSKIRRTEYLNLPSSRDDVRFIGEISTNRPSRTDSGGFRRKQQKDVGIVHLKISSFRESKSDDRRFYIFTATKTLHLRTNSRRDRVAWIQALVSTRSLYPLRTLNDGLSIVPKDLSISTVRLKKRLVDEGVGENLVKDCEQIMLSEFNEIQGQFKVLCEERSNLLDTIRQLEAANIEADASGTPDECSTTESSDDIEKQELEEVSDDDEISFYDTREFFTEPSVSCRPVKEVTNHGREEEQPGNTFNTSEKMYDEKEKCDSKYPNIERRKKLPDPVEKERGVSLWSMIKDNVGKDLTRVCLPVYFNEPISSLQKCFEDLEYSYLLDRAYEYGKAGNSLLRILNVAAFAVSGYASSEGRHCKPFNPLLGETYEADYPEKGVRFFSEKVSHHPTVIACHCEGKGWKFWGDSNLRTKFWGRSIQLDPVGVLTVEFDDGEVFQWSKVTTSIYNLILGKIYCDHHGTMEIHGNCQYSCKLKFKEQSILDRNPHQVNGFVEDVLGKKVATLFGKWDNSMYYISGDGSGKLKDGNVSPDASLLWKSNKAPLNLTRYNLTSFAITLNELTPGLQEKLPPTDSRLRPDQRHLENGEYEKANAEKQRLERRQRMSRKLQENGWKPRWFRGEGENGSFRYVGGYWEARRQLKWDECPNIFGEFCEDVHSSEDS, from the exons ATGCGGGTGAAAGAGATGCATCCGTTATGCTGTATATCGCTGGAAAGTCCGGAGATAGGTGACCAGTCACCGGAAATGTCGCTGACGAGGGCGAGGAGTTTACCGGCGGGGGCGGTGACCGGCTTTTGCGGATCTGAGGGGAATGCGAAAGGATCGGAGGCCACCGTGGCGGGGGTTTTGTACAAGTGGACGAATTACGGTAAAGGATGGAGATCCAGGTGGTTTTTGTTGAAAAACGGAGTGCTTTCTTACTCTAAGATTCGGAGAACGGAGTATTTGAATTTACCCTCGTCCAGGGATGACGTCAGATTTATCGGTGAAATTTCCACCAATCGGCCTTCGAGAACGGACAGTGGCGGCTTTAGACGGAAGCAACAGAAAGACGTTGGCATTGTTCATTTGAAG ATCTCGTCATTTCGAGAGAGCAAGTCTGATGATCGGCGGTTTTACATATTTACTGCTACGAAGACCCTACATTTGAGGACTAATTCGAGGAGAGATCGGGTTGCTTGGATACAAGCTTTGGTCTCGACTAGGAGCCTATACCCACTGAGAACACTGAATGATGGTCTCTCCATTGTACCAAAAGATTTATCAATTTCAACTGTGAGGCTTAAAAAGCGCTTGGTTGACGAGGGAGTTGGTGAGAACCTTGTCAAGGACTGCGAGCAGATCATGCTTTCAGAGTTCAATGAAATTCAAGGACAATTCAAAGTTCTTTGTGAGGAACGATCCAATTTACTTGACACCATAAGGCAGTTGGAG GCTGCTAATATTGAAGCTGATGCTTCTGGAACCCCTGATG AATGTAGCACAACTGAGTCATCTGATGATATTGAGAAACAAGAGCTTGAGGAGGTATCAGATGACGATGAAATTTCCTTCTATGATACAAGGGAGTTCTTTACCGAACCCTCTGTTAGTTGTAGGCCTGTAAAAGAAGTTACAAATCACGGCAGGGAGGAAGAACAACCAGGAAACACATTTAATACTTCAGAGAAGATGTATGACGAGAAGGAAAAATGTGATTCTAAATATCCAAACATTGAAAGGCGAAAGAAGCTGCCTGATCCAGTGGAGAAAGAGCGAGGGGTCAGTCTTTGGTCTATGATTAAAGATAATGTGGGAAAGGATCTTACACGGGTTTGTCTGCctgtttattttaatgaacCAATATCTTCCCTTCAAAAATGCTTCGAGGACTTGGAGTACTCTTACCTTCTGGATCGAGCGTACGAGTACGGAAAAGCG GGAAACAGTCTCCTCAGGATTCTAAATGTTGCTGCTTTTGCTGTCTCTGGATATGCTTCCTCTGAAGGCCGGCACTGTAAACCCTTCAATCCTTTACTTGGTGAAACTTATGAAGCTGACTATCCTGAGAAAGGAGTCCGGTTTTTCTCTGAAAAG GTCAGTCACCACCCAACTGTTATTGCCTGCCACTGTGAAGGGAAAGGGTGGAAATTCTGGGGTGACAGCAACCTCCGGACAAAGTTTTGGGGGCGATCAATTCAGCTCGATCCAGTTGGAGTTCTGACTGTAGAATTTGACGATGGTGAAGTGTTCCAATGGAGCAAG GTCACGACGTCCATTTATAATCTTATCCTTGGCAAAATATACTGTGATCACCATGGGACAATGGAAATTCATGGTAATTGCCAATATTCATGCAAACTCAAGTTCAAAGAGCAGTCTATTCTTGACCGAAACCCTCACCAG GTCAATGGGTTTGTTGAAGATGTTTTGGGTAAAAAAGTAGCTACATTATTTGGGAAATGGGATAATAGCATGTATTATATTAGTGGGGATGGGTCTGGCAAGCTGAAGGACGGCAATGTCTCGCCTGATGCCTCCTTGCTCTGGAAGAGCAATAAGGCCCCACTAAATCTCACTCGGTACAATTTAACATCGTTTGCAATCACACTAAATGAGCTAACGCCTGGACTGCAG GAGAAGCTTCCACCTACGGATTCCAGGCTAAGACCAGACCAACGGCATCTGGAGAATGGTGAATATGAAAAGGCAAACGCAGAGAAGCAACGATTAGAAAGGAGGCAAAGAATG TcaagaaaattacaagaaaatggGTGGAAGCCTAGATGGTTCCGGGGGGAAGGTGAAAATGGATCCTTCCGCTATGTAGGTGGGTATTGGGAAGCCCGCAGGCAGCTCAAGTGGGATGAATGTCCAAATATATTTGGAGAATTTTGTGAAGATGTTCACAGCTCTGAAGACTCTTGA
- the LOC102615416 gene encoding oxysterol-binding protein-related protein 2A isoform X4, translating to MRVKEMHPLCCISLESPEIGDQSPEMSLTRARSLPAGAVTGFCGSEGNAKGSEATVAGVLYKWTNYGKGWRSRWFLLKNGVLSYSKIRRTEYLNLPSSRDDVRFIGEISTNRPSRTDSGGFRRKQQKDVGIVHLKISSFRESKSDDRRFYIFTATKTLHLRTNSRRDRVAWIQALVSTRSLYPLRTLNDGLSIVPKDLSISTVRLKKRLVDEGVGENLVKDCEQIMLSEFNEIQGQFKVLCEERSNLLDTIRQLEAANIEADASGTPDGEYQLSKHEFSNLGRGKYSGAKCSTTESSDDIEKQELEEVSDDDEISFYDTREFFTEPSVSCRPVKEVTNHGREEEQPGNTFNTSEKMYDEKEKCDSKYPNIERRKKLPDPVEKERGVSLWSMIKDNVGKDLTRVCLPVYFNEPISSLQKCFEDLEYSYLLDRAYEYGKAGNSLLRILNVAAFAVSGYASSEGRHCKPFNPLLGETYEADYPEKGVRFFSEKVSHHPTVIACHCEGKGWKFWGDSNLRTKFWGRSIQLDPVGVLTVEFDDGEVFQWSKVTTSIYNLILGKIYCDHHGTMEIHGNCQYSCKLKFKEQSILDRNPHQVNGFVEDVLGKKVATLFGKWDNSMYYISGDGSGKLKDGNVSPDASLLWKSNKAPLNLTRCV from the exons ATGCGGGTGAAAGAGATGCATCCGTTATGCTGTATATCGCTGGAAAGTCCGGAGATAGGTGACCAGTCACCGGAAATGTCGCTGACGAGGGCGAGGAGTTTACCGGCGGGGGCGGTGACCGGCTTTTGCGGATCTGAGGGGAATGCGAAAGGATCGGAGGCCACCGTGGCGGGGGTTTTGTACAAGTGGACGAATTACGGTAAAGGATGGAGATCCAGGTGGTTTTTGTTGAAAAACGGAGTGCTTTCTTACTCTAAGATTCGGAGAACGGAGTATTTGAATTTACCCTCGTCCAGGGATGACGTCAGATTTATCGGTGAAATTTCCACCAATCGGCCTTCGAGAACGGACAGTGGCGGCTTTAGACGGAAGCAACAGAAAGACGTTGGCATTGTTCATTTGAAG ATCTCGTCATTTCGAGAGAGCAAGTCTGATGATCGGCGGTTTTACATATTTACTGCTACGAAGACCCTACATTTGAGGACTAATTCGAGGAGAGATCGGGTTGCTTGGATACAAGCTTTGGTCTCGACTAGGAGCCTATACCCACTGAGAACACTGAATGATGGTCTCTCCATTGTACCAAAAGATTTATCAATTTCAACTGTGAGGCTTAAAAAGCGCTTGGTTGACGAGGGAGTTGGTGAGAACCTTGTCAAGGACTGCGAGCAGATCATGCTTTCAGAGTTCAATGAAATTCAAGGACAATTCAAAGTTCTTTGTGAGGAACGATCCAATTTACTTGACACCATAAGGCAGTTGGAG GCTGCTAATATTGAAGCTGATGCTTCTGGAACCCCTGATGGTGAATACCAATTGTCCAAGCATGAATTTTCTAATCTAGGCCGTGGAAAATATAGTGGTGCTA AATGTAGCACAACTGAGTCATCTGATGATATTGAGAAACAAGAGCTTGAGGAGGTATCAGATGACGATGAAATTTCCTTCTATGATACAAGGGAGTTCTTTACCGAACCCTCTGTTAGTTGTAGGCCTGTAAAAGAAGTTACAAATCACGGCAGGGAGGAAGAACAACCAGGAAACACATTTAATACTTCAGAGAAGATGTATGACGAGAAGGAAAAATGTGATTCTAAATATCCAAACATTGAAAGGCGAAAGAAGCTGCCTGATCCAGTGGAGAAAGAGCGAGGGGTCAGTCTTTGGTCTATGATTAAAGATAATGTGGGAAAGGATCTTACACGGGTTTGTCTGCctgtttattttaatgaacCAATATCTTCCCTTCAAAAATGCTTCGAGGACTTGGAGTACTCTTACCTTCTGGATCGAGCGTACGAGTACGGAAAAGCG GGAAACAGTCTCCTCAGGATTCTAAATGTTGCTGCTTTTGCTGTCTCTGGATATGCTTCCTCTGAAGGCCGGCACTGTAAACCCTTCAATCCTTTACTTGGTGAAACTTATGAAGCTGACTATCCTGAGAAAGGAGTCCGGTTTTTCTCTGAAAAG GTCAGTCACCACCCAACTGTTATTGCCTGCCACTGTGAAGGGAAAGGGTGGAAATTCTGGGGTGACAGCAACCTCCGGACAAAGTTTTGGGGGCGATCAATTCAGCTCGATCCAGTTGGAGTTCTGACTGTAGAATTTGACGATGGTGAAGTGTTCCAATGGAGCAAG GTCACGACGTCCATTTATAATCTTATCCTTGGCAAAATATACTGTGATCACCATGGGACAATGGAAATTCATGGTAATTGCCAATATTCATGCAAACTCAAGTTCAAAGAGCAGTCTATTCTTGACCGAAACCCTCACCAG GTCAATGGGTTTGTTGAAGATGTTTTGGGTAAAAAAGTAGCTACATTATTTGGGAAATGGGATAATAGCATGTATTATATTAGTGGGGATGGGTCTGGCAAGCTGAAGGACGGCAATGTCTCGCCTGATGCCTCCTTGCTCTGGAAGAGCAATAAGGCCCCACTAAATCTCACTCG CTGTGTCTGA
- the LOC102615416 gene encoding oxysterol-binding protein-related protein 2A isoform X1: MRVKEMHPLCCISLESPEIGDQSPEMSLTRARSLPAGAVTGFCGSEGNAKGSEATVAGVLYKWTNYGKGWRSRWFLLKNGVLSYSKIRRTEYLNLPSSRDDVRFIGEISTNRPSRTDSGGFRRKQQKDVGIVHLKISSFRESKSDDRRFYIFTATKTLHLRTNSRRDRVAWIQALVSTRSLYPLRTLNDGLSIVPKDLSISTVRLKKRLVDEGVGENLVKDCEQIMLSEFNEIQGQFKVLCEERSNLLDTIRQLEAANIEADASGTPDGEYQLSKHEFSNLGRGKYSGAKCSTTESSDDIEKQELEEVSDDDEISFYDTREFFTEPSVSCRPVKEVTNHGREEEQPGNTFNTSEKMYDEKEKCDSKYPNIERRKKLPDPVEKERGVSLWSMIKDNVGKDLTRVCLPVYFNEPISSLQKCFEDLEYSYLLDRAYEYGKAGNSLLRILNVAAFAVSGYASSEGRHCKPFNPLLGETYEADYPEKGVRFFSEKVSHHPTVIACHCEGKGWKFWGDSNLRTKFWGRSIQLDPVGVLTVEFDDGEVFQWSKVTTSIYNLILGKIYCDHHGTMEIHGNCQYSCKLKFKEQSILDRNPHQVNGFVEDVLGKKVATLFGKWDNSMYYISGDGSGKLKDGNVSPDASLLWKSNKAPLNLTRYNLTSFAITLNELTPGLQEKLPPTDSRLRPDQRHLENGEYEKANAEKQRLERRQRMSRKLQENGWKPRWFRGEGENGSFRYVGGYWEARRQLKWDECPNIFGEFCEDVHSSEDS; this comes from the exons ATGCGGGTGAAAGAGATGCATCCGTTATGCTGTATATCGCTGGAAAGTCCGGAGATAGGTGACCAGTCACCGGAAATGTCGCTGACGAGGGCGAGGAGTTTACCGGCGGGGGCGGTGACCGGCTTTTGCGGATCTGAGGGGAATGCGAAAGGATCGGAGGCCACCGTGGCGGGGGTTTTGTACAAGTGGACGAATTACGGTAAAGGATGGAGATCCAGGTGGTTTTTGTTGAAAAACGGAGTGCTTTCTTACTCTAAGATTCGGAGAACGGAGTATTTGAATTTACCCTCGTCCAGGGATGACGTCAGATTTATCGGTGAAATTTCCACCAATCGGCCTTCGAGAACGGACAGTGGCGGCTTTAGACGGAAGCAACAGAAAGACGTTGGCATTGTTCATTTGAAG ATCTCGTCATTTCGAGAGAGCAAGTCTGATGATCGGCGGTTTTACATATTTACTGCTACGAAGACCCTACATTTGAGGACTAATTCGAGGAGAGATCGGGTTGCTTGGATACAAGCTTTGGTCTCGACTAGGAGCCTATACCCACTGAGAACACTGAATGATGGTCTCTCCATTGTACCAAAAGATTTATCAATTTCAACTGTGAGGCTTAAAAAGCGCTTGGTTGACGAGGGAGTTGGTGAGAACCTTGTCAAGGACTGCGAGCAGATCATGCTTTCAGAGTTCAATGAAATTCAAGGACAATTCAAAGTTCTTTGTGAGGAACGATCCAATTTACTTGACACCATAAGGCAGTTGGAG GCTGCTAATATTGAAGCTGATGCTTCTGGAACCCCTGATGGTGAATACCAATTGTCCAAGCATGAATTTTCTAATCTAGGCCGTGGAAAATATAGTGGTGCTA AATGTAGCACAACTGAGTCATCTGATGATATTGAGAAACAAGAGCTTGAGGAGGTATCAGATGACGATGAAATTTCCTTCTATGATACAAGGGAGTTCTTTACCGAACCCTCTGTTAGTTGTAGGCCTGTAAAAGAAGTTACAAATCACGGCAGGGAGGAAGAACAACCAGGAAACACATTTAATACTTCAGAGAAGATGTATGACGAGAAGGAAAAATGTGATTCTAAATATCCAAACATTGAAAGGCGAAAGAAGCTGCCTGATCCAGTGGAGAAAGAGCGAGGGGTCAGTCTTTGGTCTATGATTAAAGATAATGTGGGAAAGGATCTTACACGGGTTTGTCTGCctgtttattttaatgaacCAATATCTTCCCTTCAAAAATGCTTCGAGGACTTGGAGTACTCTTACCTTCTGGATCGAGCGTACGAGTACGGAAAAGCG GGAAACAGTCTCCTCAGGATTCTAAATGTTGCTGCTTTTGCTGTCTCTGGATATGCTTCCTCTGAAGGCCGGCACTGTAAACCCTTCAATCCTTTACTTGGTGAAACTTATGAAGCTGACTATCCTGAGAAAGGAGTCCGGTTTTTCTCTGAAAAG GTCAGTCACCACCCAACTGTTATTGCCTGCCACTGTGAAGGGAAAGGGTGGAAATTCTGGGGTGACAGCAACCTCCGGACAAAGTTTTGGGGGCGATCAATTCAGCTCGATCCAGTTGGAGTTCTGACTGTAGAATTTGACGATGGTGAAGTGTTCCAATGGAGCAAG GTCACGACGTCCATTTATAATCTTATCCTTGGCAAAATATACTGTGATCACCATGGGACAATGGAAATTCATGGTAATTGCCAATATTCATGCAAACTCAAGTTCAAAGAGCAGTCTATTCTTGACCGAAACCCTCACCAG GTCAATGGGTTTGTTGAAGATGTTTTGGGTAAAAAAGTAGCTACATTATTTGGGAAATGGGATAATAGCATGTATTATATTAGTGGGGATGGGTCTGGCAAGCTGAAGGACGGCAATGTCTCGCCTGATGCCTCCTTGCTCTGGAAGAGCAATAAGGCCCCACTAAATCTCACTCGGTACAATTTAACATCGTTTGCAATCACACTAAATGAGCTAACGCCTGGACTGCAG GAGAAGCTTCCACCTACGGATTCCAGGCTAAGACCAGACCAACGGCATCTGGAGAATGGTGAATATGAAAAGGCAAACGCAGAGAAGCAACGATTAGAAAGGAGGCAAAGAATG TcaagaaaattacaagaaaatggGTGGAAGCCTAGATGGTTCCGGGGGGAAGGTGAAAATGGATCCTTCCGCTATGTAGGTGGGTATTGGGAAGCCCGCAGGCAGCTCAAGTGGGATGAATGTCCAAATATATTTGGAGAATTTTGTGAAGATGTTCACAGCTCTGAAGACTCTTGA